One Paraburkholderia kururiensis DNA window includes the following coding sequences:
- a CDS encoding MFS transporter: MSRPPPASADDTSTAIAIVQTDLPSRLDRLPWGRFHTLIVVALGVTWLLDGLEVTLAGAVAGALKASPALRFSNADVGLAGSAYIAGAVLGALGFGWLTDRLGRRRLFFVTLGLYLTATAATALSWNLTSFIVFRFLTGAGIGGEYTAINSTIQEFTPARVRGWTDLGINGTFWVGAALGATGSLVLLDPGLLPGDWGWRACFLIGAALALAILPMRRWIPESPRWLMTHGDHETAKSVVEDIETRFRRAGHTLADDALRPLRLRARHRTPLREVLHALFVRHRHRSLVGLSLMTAQAFFYNAIFFTYALVLTDFYHVPGAHVGWYLLPFAAGNFVGPIVLGRLFDIAGRRTMIAATYAISGVLLTVSGYLFEQQWLTLTTQTAAWMAIFFFASAAASSAYLTVSESFPLEIRALAIAVFYAFGTALGGIAGPAFFGRLIDTHQRSEVFTGYLTGSLLMIAAAVIAAIWGVDAERKSLETVAAPLSEVGDEEAERGAQAMPKNASVGVAAALAPGVARESGTANDTPASGERA, from the coding sequence ATGTCCCGGCCGCCCCCCGCCTCAGCAGACGATACGTCGACCGCCATCGCCATCGTCCAGACCGATCTGCCCTCGCGGCTCGACCGGCTGCCGTGGGGCCGCTTCCATACGCTGATCGTCGTGGCGCTAGGCGTGACCTGGCTGCTGGACGGCCTTGAGGTCACGCTGGCCGGCGCCGTGGCGGGCGCGCTGAAGGCCAGTCCCGCGCTGCGGTTTTCGAACGCCGATGTCGGGTTGGCCGGCAGCGCCTACATCGCGGGCGCCGTGCTCGGTGCGCTGGGGTTCGGCTGGCTCACCGACCGCCTCGGCCGCCGGCGCCTCTTCTTCGTCACGCTCGGTCTCTACCTCACGGCGACGGCCGCCACGGCGCTGTCGTGGAATCTGACAAGCTTCATCGTGTTCCGCTTTCTCACGGGGGCGGGCATAGGCGGCGAATACACCGCCATCAATTCGACGATCCAGGAGTTCACGCCGGCACGCGTGCGAGGCTGGACCGATCTCGGCATCAACGGCACGTTCTGGGTGGGCGCGGCGCTAGGCGCGACGGGGTCGCTCGTGCTGCTCGACCCCGGCCTGCTGCCGGGCGACTGGGGTTGGCGCGCGTGCTTTCTGATCGGCGCCGCGCTCGCGCTCGCTATCCTGCCCATGCGCCGATGGATTCCCGAAAGCCCGCGCTGGCTCATGACGCACGGCGACCACGAGACCGCGAAGTCGGTGGTCGAGGACATCGAAACGCGCTTTCGCCGCGCGGGCCACACCCTCGCCGACGACGCGCTGCGCCCGCTGCGTCTGCGCGCGCGGCACCGCACGCCGCTGCGCGAAGTGCTGCACGCGCTCTTCGTCCGGCACCGGCACCGCTCGCTCGTGGGCCTTTCGTTGATGACCGCGCAGGCGTTCTTCTACAACGCGATCTTCTTCACCTACGCCCTCGTACTCACGGACTTCTATCACGTGCCGGGCGCGCACGTCGGGTGGTATCTGCTTCCGTTCGCAGCGGGCAACTTCGTCGGACCAATCGTGCTGGGGCGGCTCTTCGACATTGCCGGCCGACGCACGATGATCGCGGCCACGTACGCCATTTCGGGCGTGCTGCTGACCGTGAGCGGCTATCTCTTCGAGCAGCAGTGGCTCACCCTCACGACGCAGACGGCCGCGTGGATGGCGATCTTCTTCTTCGCCTCCGCGGCGGCGAGTTCGGCCTACCTGACGGTGAGCGAATCGTTTCCGTTGGAAATCCGCGCGCTTGCCATCGCGGTGTTCTACGCGTTCGGCACGGCGCTGGGCGGCATTGCGGGGCCGGCCTTCTTCGGCCGGCTGATCGATACGCATCAGCGCAGCGAAGTCTTCACCGGTTATCTGACGGGGTCGCTGCTGATGATTGCAGCCGCCGTGATCGCGGCGATCTGGGGTGTGGACGCGGAGCGCAAGTCGCTGGAGACAGTGGCGGCGCCGCTATCCGAAGTCGGGGATGAAGAGGCGGAGCGCGGCGCGCAGGCGATGCCGAAAAATGCGTCAGTTGGCGTGGCCGCCGCGCTCGCTCCGGGCGTCGCCCGCGAAAGCGGCACGGCGAACGACACGCCAGCAAGTGGCGAGCGCGCATAG
- a CDS encoding UbiX family flavin prenyltransferase: MHSNAARRPGPRRLIVAITGATGAIYGVRTLDMLRRVGGVETHLLISSAGWLNIQHELQLTKEDLHARADVVHSVRDVGASIASGSFATEGMIVAPCSMKTLASVAHGLSDNLITRAADVTLKERRRLVLLVRETPLNLAHLRNMTAVTEMGGVIFPPLPAFYNRPASLDEMVDHTVGRVLDLFALGPALSPAWTGLRGEDE; this comes from the coding sequence ATGCATTCGAACGCAGCGCGCCGCCCCGGTCCGCGACGACTGATCGTCGCCATCACGGGGGCAACAGGCGCCATCTACGGCGTGCGCACGCTCGACATGCTGCGCCGCGTGGGCGGCGTCGAAACCCATCTGCTGATCTCCAGCGCCGGCTGGCTCAACATCCAGCACGAGCTTCAGCTCACCAAAGAAGACCTGCACGCCCGCGCCGACGTGGTTCATTCGGTGCGCGATGTGGGCGCGAGCATCGCGTCCGGTTCGTTTGCGACTGAAGGCATGATCGTGGCGCCGTGCTCGATGAAGACGCTCGCCAGCGTCGCGCACGGACTCTCCGACAATCTCATCACGCGCGCCGCAGACGTCACGCTCAAGGAGCGCCGCCGCCTCGTGCTGCTCGTGCGCGAAACGCCGCTCAATCTGGCGCATCTGCGCAACATGACCGCCGTCACGGAAATGGGCGGCGTGATCTTCCCACCGTTGCCCGCCTTCTATAACCGCCCCGCCTCGCTCGACGAGATGGTCGACCACACCGTGGGCCGCGTGCTCGACCTGTTCGCGCTCGGACCGGCGCTGTCGCCAGCGTGGACCGGCTTGCGCGGCGAAGACGAATAA
- the grxD gene encoding Grx4 family monothiol glutaredoxin: MDTQQRIKQIVDENAVVLFMKGNAQFPMCGFSGRAVQILKACGVDQFKTVNVLEDDEIRQGIKEFSNWPTIPQLYVKGEFIGGSDIMMEMYQNGELQQLFTAA; the protein is encoded by the coding sequence ATGGACACGCAACAACGCATCAAGCAGATCGTCGACGAAAACGCGGTCGTGCTCTTCATGAAGGGCAACGCGCAGTTTCCGATGTGCGGCTTCTCGGGCCGCGCGGTGCAGATTCTGAAGGCCTGCGGCGTCGACCAGTTCAAGACCGTCAACGTGCTGGAAGACGACGAAATCCGCCAGGGCATCAAGGAATTCTCGAACTGGCCCACCATTCCGCAGCTCTACGTGAAGGGCGAGTTCATCGGCGGCTCGGACATCATGATGGAGATGTACCAGAACGGCGAACTGCAGCAGCTTTTTACCGCTGCCTGA
- a CDS encoding Hsp70 family protein — translation MNFCAIDFGTSNSAVALPDGASMRLAPVEGAYTTLPTAVFFNTDEHTREFGRAALAAYVDGFDGRLMRSMKSILGSPLAETTTDLGDGSAIRYTDVIATFLAHLKQRAEACAGSAISRAVLGRPVFFVDDDPRADALAQRQLEAAARSIGLAEIHFQYEPIAAAFDYESRLAEEGLVLVADIGGGTSDFSLVRVGPARMSRLERKDDVLAHHGVHVAGTDFDRRVELSAILPEFGYRTLDTEGREMPNRIYFDLATWHLINTVYTPKRVTELKLMRHLFRDTRQHDRLVRVLERRLGHALAARAEEAKIGVAAGGETMIDLEEVEEGLRLAFDEAQLIEAGMEETRRIVEAARETVRAAGVAPREVSAVYFTGGSTGLAFLSNALAAAFPEARPVFGDRLASVATGLGIHARRLFG, via the coding sequence ATGAACTTCTGCGCGATTGACTTCGGCACGTCCAATTCGGCCGTCGCCTTGCCCGACGGCGCGTCGATGCGCCTCGCCCCGGTGGAGGGCGCGTACACCACGCTGCCCACCGCGGTCTTCTTCAATACCGACGAACACACCCGCGAATTCGGCCGCGCCGCGCTGGCGGCGTACGTGGACGGCTTCGACGGCCGGCTCATGCGGTCGATGAAGAGCATCCTCGGGTCACCGCTCGCCGAGACCACGACGGACCTCGGCGACGGCAGCGCCATTCGCTATACGGACGTGATCGCCACTTTCCTCGCGCACCTCAAGCAACGCGCCGAGGCGTGTGCGGGCAGCGCGATATCGCGCGCGGTGCTGGGCCGCCCGGTGTTCTTCGTCGACGACGACCCGCGCGCCGACGCGCTCGCGCAGCGCCAGCTCGAAGCGGCGGCGCGCTCCATCGGGCTGGCGGAAATCCATTTCCAGTACGAGCCGATTGCGGCGGCGTTCGACTACGAGTCGCGCCTCGCCGAAGAAGGGCTCGTGCTCGTGGCCGACATCGGCGGCGGCACATCAGACTTTTCGCTCGTGCGCGTGGGGCCGGCTCGCATGTCGCGCCTCGAACGCAAGGACGACGTGCTCGCGCACCACGGCGTGCACGTGGCCGGCACGGACTTCGACCGCCGCGTGGAGTTGTCCGCGATCCTGCCGGAATTCGGCTATCGGACGCTCGACACCGAAGGGCGCGAGATGCCGAATCGCATCTACTTCGACCTCGCGACCTGGCATCTAATCAATACCGTGTACACGCCCAAACGTGTGACGGAACTGAAGCTGATGCGCCATCTGTTCCGCGACACGCGCCAGCACGACCGCCTCGTGCGCGTGCTCGAAAGGCGTCTGGGTCATGCGCTCGCCGCACGCGCCGAGGAAGCGAAGATCGGCGTGGCTGCGGGCGGCGAAACGATGATCGATCTGGAAGAGGTGGAAGAAGGGTTGCGCCTCGCATTCGACGAGGCGCAACTCATCGAGGCCGGCATGGAGGAAACCCGCCGTATCGTCGAGGCGGCGCGCGAGACGGTGCGCGCGGCGGGCGTCGCGCCGCGTGAGGTGAGCGCGGTGTACTTCACGGGCGGCTCGACGGGGCTCGCGTTTCTCTCGAACGCGCTCGCCGCCGCGTTCCCCGAAGCTCGTCCGGTCTTCGGCGACCGGCTTGCCAGCGTGGCGACGGGCCTTGGTATTCACGCGCGCCGGCTGTTCGGCTGA
- the prmC gene encoding peptide chain release factor N(5)-glutamine methyltransferase produces the protein MNRDAPQRDDADASAATAASLLRASPLPALEARILLGHALGWRRTELITRGAEPLDEDAIARFRSLESRRVAGEPVAQLVGQREFYGLDFEVTPHVLIPRPETELLVETALAAIATTNRPRVVDLGTGTGAIAVAIASARPDALVWAVDRSREALAVARRNAARLVDATRPGGQVTLIESDWYDALDPELRFDAIVSNPPYIAKNDPHLTQGDLRFEPRGALTDEADGLAAVRRIVAGAPAWLAPRGALWIEHGYDQAEAVRALLVAAGFTEVRSERDLAGIERISGGTLAV, from the coding sequence ATGAACCGCGACGCGCCACAACGGGACGACGCCGACGCGAGCGCTGCAACGGCGGCTTCGCTGCTACGCGCGTCGCCGCTGCCGGCGCTCGAAGCGCGCATCCTGCTCGGTCACGCGTTGGGCTGGCGGCGCACGGAATTGATCACGCGCGGTGCGGAACCGCTCGACGAAGACGCCATCGCGCGGTTCCGGTCGCTCGAATCGCGGCGGGTGGCTGGCGAACCGGTCGCGCAGCTGGTTGGCCAGCGCGAGTTCTACGGACTCGACTTCGAAGTCACGCCGCACGTGCTGATTCCGCGGCCGGAAACCGAACTGCTGGTGGAAACGGCGCTCGCGGCCATCGCGACGACGAACCGCCCGCGCGTGGTGGATCTGGGCACCGGCACGGGCGCAATCGCCGTTGCCATCGCCTCGGCGCGGCCCGACGCGCTCGTCTGGGCCGTCGATCGCTCACGCGAAGCGCTCGCCGTGGCCCGACGCAACGCGGCACGGCTCGTCGACGCCACGCGGCCCGGCGGCCAGGTCACGCTGATCGAAAGCGACTGGTACGACGCGCTCGACCCCGAGCTGCGCTTCGACGCCATCGTGAGCAACCCGCCGTACATCGCGAAGAACGACCCACACCTGACTCAAGGCGACCTGCGCTTCGAACCGCGCGGCGCGCTCACCGACGAAGCCGACGGACTCGCGGCCGTCCGCCGCATCGTGGCAGGCGCACCCGCGTGGCTCGCGCCGCGCGGCGCGCTCTGGATCGAGCACGGCTACGATCAGGCTGAAGCGGTGCGCGCACTGCTCGTGGCAGCGGGCTTCACAGAGGTGCGCTCGGAGCGCGATCTCGCGGGTATCGAACGGATCAGCGGCGGCACGCTGGCCGTCTAG
- a CDS encoding nitroreductase family protein, which translates to MSHKPAPTEVPIHDLLAGRWSPRAYAAEPISRDALRAVLEAARWAPSAYNAQPWRFIVFDRFADEAAFKRAFGTLVPFNQQWNASAPVLIAVTAHTRNAKGEVNRTALYDAGAAAMSLVLQAHALGLAAHQMSGVDVPAFRKEFAIPEDVEVIAVISLAHHGDAQKLEPVLRDREKAERARLPVGEIAYGGAWNKAF; encoded by the coding sequence ATGAGCCACAAACCCGCTCCGACCGAAGTGCCCATCCACGATCTGCTCGCCGGCCGCTGGAGCCCGCGTGCCTACGCCGCCGAGCCGATTTCCCGCGACGCGCTGCGCGCCGTGCTCGAAGCCGCGCGCTGGGCGCCGTCGGCGTATAACGCGCAGCCGTGGCGCTTTATCGTGTTCGATCGCTTCGCCGACGAGGCCGCCTTCAAGCGCGCCTTCGGCACGCTCGTGCCGTTCAACCAGCAGTGGAATGCGTCGGCGCCGGTGCTGATCGCCGTGACGGCACACACGCGCAACGCCAAGGGCGAAGTGAACCGCACGGCGCTCTACGACGCGGGCGCCGCCGCGATGTCGCTGGTGCTCCAGGCGCATGCGCTCGGCCTTGCCGCGCACCAGATGAGCGGCGTCGATGTGCCGGCGTTCCGCAAGGAATTCGCGATTCCGGAAGACGTCGAGGTGATCGCCGTTATCTCGCTTGCCCACCATGGCGACGCGCAGAAGCTCGAGCCCGTGTTGCGCGACCGCGAAAAGGCGGAGCGTGCGCGCTTGCCGGTGGGCGAGATCGCGTACGGCGGCGCGTGGAATAAGGCGTTCTGA
- the prfA gene encoding peptide chain release factor 1 → MKTSMQNKLDQLTTRLAELNDLLSREDITSNIDQYRKLTREHAELGPVVEHYALWRQAQNDATTAQELLADASMREFAEEEVRASRERMAQLEGELQKMLLPKDPNDERNIFLEIRAGTGGDESALFAGDLLRMYLRYAERNRWQVEMISASESDLGGYKEVIVRIAGEKAYSKLKFESGGHRVQRVPATETQGRIHTSACTVAVMPEADEIGEVEINPADLRIDTFRASGAGGQHINKTDSAVRVTHIPTGIVVECQDDRSQHKNKDRALKVLAARIKDKQYQEQHAKEAATRKSLVGSGDRSERIRTYNFPQGRLTDHRINLTLYRLDAIMDGELDELIAALVTEHQAEQLASLGDAE, encoded by the coding sequence ATGAAGACGAGCATGCAAAACAAGCTCGACCAGCTCACTACCCGGCTGGCCGAACTGAACGACCTGTTGAGCCGCGAGGACATCACCTCGAACATCGATCAATACCGCAAGCTCACACGCGAGCACGCGGAACTCGGCCCGGTCGTGGAGCACTACGCGCTCTGGCGTCAGGCGCAGAACGACGCGACCACGGCGCAGGAACTGCTGGCCGACGCGTCGATGCGCGAGTTCGCCGAAGAAGAAGTGCGCGCGTCGCGCGAACGCATGGCGCAACTCGAAGGCGAGCTGCAGAAAATGCTGCTGCCGAAAGATCCCAACGACGAGCGCAACATCTTCCTCGAAATTCGCGCGGGCACGGGCGGCGACGAGTCGGCACTGTTCGCGGGCGACCTGCTGCGCATGTATCTGCGCTACGCGGAACGCAATCGCTGGCAGGTGGAGATGATCTCCGCGAGCGAGTCGGACCTGGGCGGCTACAAGGAAGTGATTGTGCGGATAGCGGGCGAAAAGGCCTATTCCAAGCTCAAGTTCGAATCGGGCGGCCACCGCGTGCAGCGCGTGCCGGCCACCGAAACGCAGGGCCGCATCCACACGTCGGCCTGCACGGTGGCGGTGATGCCGGAAGCGGACGAGATCGGCGAAGTGGAGATCAATCCCGCTGACCTGCGCATCGACACGTTCCGCGCCTCGGGTGCGGGCGGCCAGCACATCAACAAGACGGACTCGGCCGTGCGTGTCACGCACATTCCCACCGGCATCGTCGTGGAATGCCAGGACGACCGTTCGCAGCACAAGAACAAGGACCGCGCGCTCAAGGTGCTCGCGGCGCGCATCAAGGACAAGCAGTATCAGGAGCAGCACGCGAAGGAAGCGGCCACGCGCAAGAGCCTGGTGGGCTCGGGCGACCGTTCGGAGCGCATCCGCACCTACAACTTTCCGCAGGGCCGGCTCACCGACCACCGCATCAACCTCACGCTGTACCGCCTCGACGCCATCATGGACGGCGAACTCGACGAACTGATCGCGGCGCTCGTGACCGAGCATCAGGCGGAACAGCTTGCGTCGCTGGGCGACGCGGAATGA
- a CDS encoding APC family permease: protein MKSSIQRNIGPIALMLTGLGSIIGSGWLFGAWKAAKIAGPAAICAWIIGAVVILAIALTYAELGAMFPESGGMVRYARYSHGSLVGFISAWANWIAIVSVIPIEAEASIQYMSTWPYEWAHQLFVGGELTTTGLLLSALLVIVYFLLNYWGVKVFARANSAITVFKFLIPGLTIAGLMATGFHHENFGEASTFAPYGWSAVMTAVATSGIVFAFNGFQSPINLAGEARNPAKSVPFAVIGSILLALVIYVLLQIAYIGAVSPSDVMKGWNQFNFKSPFAELAIALNLNWLAILLYVDAFVSPSGTGTTYMATTTRMIYAMERNNTMPKIFGNVHPFYGVPRQAMWFNLLVSFIFLFFFRGWSSLAAVISVATVISYLTGPISLMALRRSATDLERPLHIPGMSVIAPFAFVCASLILYWAKWPLTGEIILLMIVALPVYFYFQGKSGWSGWGRDLKAAWWLVAYLPVMALLSLIGSKEFGGHNLIPYGWDMVVVIAFSLVFYYWGVRTGYRTEYLDEREKHDEILEGIGV, encoded by the coding sequence GTGAAAAGTTCTATTCAACGGAACATTGGTCCGATCGCGCTGATGCTGACCGGACTGGGTTCCATCATCGGCTCCGGCTGGCTCTTCGGAGCATGGAAGGCCGCCAAGATTGCCGGGCCGGCCGCGATCTGCGCATGGATCATCGGTGCGGTCGTGATTCTCGCCATTGCGCTCACCTATGCCGAACTCGGCGCGATGTTCCCGGAATCCGGCGGCATGGTGCGCTATGCGCGCTACTCGCACGGCTCGCTCGTGGGGTTCATCAGCGCGTGGGCCAACTGGATCGCCATTGTCTCGGTGATTCCCATCGAGGCCGAAGCCTCCATCCAGTACATGAGCACCTGGCCGTACGAGTGGGCGCACCAGCTCTTCGTGGGCGGTGAACTCACCACAACAGGGTTATTGCTCTCGGCATTGCTCGTGATCGTGTACTTCCTGCTGAACTATTGGGGCGTGAAGGTCTTCGCACGCGCGAACTCGGCCATCACCGTGTTCAAGTTCCTGATTCCGGGCCTGACCATTGCCGGTCTCATGGCCACGGGCTTCCATCACGAGAACTTCGGCGAAGCCAGCACGTTCGCGCCGTATGGCTGGTCGGCCGTGATGACGGCGGTGGCGACGAGCGGCATCGTGTTCGCGTTCAACGGCTTCCAGAGCCCGATCAACCTCGCCGGCGAAGCGCGCAATCCGGCGAAGAGCGTGCCGTTCGCGGTGATCGGCTCTATCCTGCTGGCGCTCGTGATCTACGTGCTGCTGCAGATCGCCTACATCGGCGCGGTGAGCCCGTCCGACGTCATGAAGGGCTGGAACCAGTTCAACTTCAAGTCGCCGTTCGCCGAACTGGCGATCGCGCTGAACCTGAACTGGCTGGCCATCCTTCTCTATGTGGACGCGTTCGTGAGCCCGAGCGGCACCGGCACGACCTACATGGCGACCACGACGCGCATGATCTACGCCATGGAGCGCAACAACACGATGCCGAAGATCTTCGGCAACGTGCATCCGTTCTACGGCGTGCCGCGTCAGGCCATGTGGTTCAACCTGCTCGTGTCGTTCATCTTCCTGTTCTTCTTCCGCGGCTGGAGTTCGCTCGCGGCCGTGATCTCGGTTGCGACCGTGATCTCGTATCTCACGGGCCCGATCAGCCTGATGGCGCTGCGCCGTTCGGCCACGGATCTGGAGCGTCCGCTGCACATTCCCGGCATGTCGGTGATTGCGCCGTTCGCCTTCGTGTGCGCGTCGCTGATCCTGTACTGGGCGAAGTGGCCGCTGACGGGCGAGATCATTCTGCTGATGATCGTCGCGCTGCCGGTGTACTTCTACTTCCAAGGCAAGTCGGGGTGGAGCGGCTGGGGCCGCGACCTGAAGGCGGCGTGGTGGCTGGTGGCGTATCTGCCCGTCATGGCGCTGCTTTCGCTGATCGGCAGCAAGGAGTTCGGCGGGCACAACCTGATTCCCTACGGCTGGGACATGGTCGTCGTGATCGCGTTTTCGCTGGTGTTCTATTACTGGGGTGTGCGTACGGGCTACCGCACCGAGTATCTGGACGAGCGCGAGAAGCACGACGAGATTCTCGAAGGTATCGGCGTTTGA
- a CDS encoding DODA-type extradiol aromatic ring-opening family dioxygenase, producing MTTESTPHADRVPSLYLSHGAPTLPIDPALPAAGFTALAAHLPRPQAILMLSAHWGTARPVVSIATKPETIHDFYGFPRELYEIQYPAAGAPDVARRAAQLLSDDGIATGEEPHGLDHGAWVPMLLMFPHADVPVAQISIQPHMGPAHHFRVGRALRTLRDEGVMVVGSGQITHNLRAADFGARPEDADPRVAEFTDWFESHLAARDVDALLDYRARAPHAALMHPTDEHLLPIFAALGAADDDYTVGVQSLGTYQRALAMTNYVFGHA from the coding sequence ATGACCACCGAATCCACGCCGCACGCCGACCGCGTGCCCAGTCTCTACCTCTCGCACGGCGCACCTACGCTGCCTATCGACCCGGCTCTGCCGGCTGCGGGATTCACCGCTCTGGCGGCGCACCTGCCGCGCCCGCAAGCCATTCTGATGCTCTCCGCGCATTGGGGCACGGCGCGGCCCGTGGTGAGCATCGCGACAAAACCCGAGACGATCCACGACTTCTACGGCTTTCCGCGCGAACTCTACGAAATCCAGTATCCGGCGGCCGGCGCCCCGGACGTTGCGCGGCGCGCAGCACAGTTGCTCAGCGACGACGGCATCGCGACCGGCGAAGAGCCGCATGGTCTCGATCACGGTGCATGGGTGCCCATGCTGCTGATGTTCCCGCACGCCGACGTGCCCGTGGCGCAGATCTCGATCCAGCCGCACATGGGGCCCGCCCATCATTTCCGGGTGGGGCGCGCTCTGCGTACGCTGCGCGACGAAGGCGTAATGGTGGTCGGTTCGGGCCAGATCACGCACAACCTGCGGGCAGCGGACTTCGGCGCCCGCCCCGAAGACGCCGACCCGCGCGTGGCCGAGTTCACCGACTGGTTCGAATCGCACCTCGCCGCCCGCGACGTCGACGCGCTGCTCGACTACCGCGCCCGCGCCCCGCACGCGGCGCTCATGCATCCCACCGACGAGCATCTGCTGCCGATCTTCGCCGCGCTCGGCGCCGCTGACGACGACTACACCGTCGGCGTGCAGTCGCTCGGCACCTACCAGCGCGCGCTGGCCATGACGAACTACGTGTTCGGGCACGCCTGA
- the hemA gene encoding glutamyl-tRNA reductase gives MQLLTIGINHHTAPVALRERVAFPLEQIKPALDTFREAWSARRSLAAPEAAILSTCNRTELYCATDDRAARDAAIQWLSAYHNVAVDELAPHVYALPQSEAVRHAFRVASGLDSMVLGETQILGQMKDAVRTASEAGALGTYLNQLFQRTFAVAKEVRGTTEIGAQSVSMAAAAVRLAQRIFDRISNQRVLFIGAGEMIELCATHFAAQQPRELVVANRTAERGERLAERFNGRAIPLADLPARMHEFDIIVSCTASTLPIIGLGAVERAVKARKHRPIFMVDLAVPRDIEPEVGQLEDVFLYTVDDLGAIVREGNASRQAAVAQAEGIIETRVQNFMQWLEARSIVPVIRHMHTQADALRRAEVERALRMLARGDDPTAVIETMSQALTNKLIHGPTHALNRASGENRDTLIELMSGFYRHSGQSER, from the coding sequence ATGCAGCTTCTAACGATCGGAATCAATCACCACACCGCGCCCGTCGCCTTGCGCGAACGCGTGGCGTTTCCGCTCGAACAGATCAAGCCTGCACTCGACACGTTCCGCGAGGCCTGGTCGGCGCGCCGGTCGCTGGCCGCGCCGGAAGCCGCGATCCTCTCCACCTGCAACCGCACCGAACTCTACTGCGCCACCGACGACCGCGCCGCGCGCGACGCCGCCATCCAGTGGCTCTCGGCGTACCACAACGTGGCCGTCGACGAACTCGCGCCGCACGTCTACGCGCTGCCGCAGTCCGAAGCCGTGCGCCACGCGTTTCGCGTTGCGTCGGGGCTCGATTCGATGGTGCTCGGCGAAACGCAGATTCTCGGCCAGATGAAAGACGCGGTGCGCACCGCATCCGAAGCGGGCGCGCTGGGCACGTACCTGAACCAGCTTTTCCAGCGCACCTTCGCCGTGGCGAAGGAAGTGCGCGGCACCACGGAGATCGGCGCGCAGTCGGTCTCCATGGCTGCCGCCGCGGTGCGCCTCGCGCAGCGCATCTTCGACAGGATTTCGAATCAGCGCGTGCTCTTCATCGGCGCGGGCGAAATGATCGAACTGTGCGCCACGCACTTCGCCGCCCAGCAGCCGCGCGAACTCGTGGTCGCCAACCGCACGGCGGAGCGCGGCGAGCGGCTCGCCGAGCGCTTCAATGGCCGTGCCATCCCGCTTGCCGACCTGCCCGCGCGCATGCACGAGTTCGACATCATCGTGTCGTGCACGGCGTCCACGCTGCCCATCATCGGCCTGGGCGCCGTGGAGCGCGCAGTGAAGGCACGCAAGCACCGTCCCATCTTCATGGTCGACCTCGCCGTGCCGCGCGACATCGAACCGGAAGTGGGCCAGCTCGAAGACGTGTTCCTGTACACCGTGGACGACCTCGGCGCCATCGTGCGCGAAGGCAACGCCTCGCGCCAGGCCGCCGTCGCGCAGGCGGAAGGCATCATCGAAACACGCGTGCAGAATTTCATGCAGTGGCTGGAGGCGCGCAGCATCGTGCCGGTGATCCGCCATATGCATACCCAGGCCGATGCGCTGCGCCGTGCCGAAGTCGAACGCGCGCTGCGCATGCTGGCGCGCGGCGACGACCCGACGGCCGTGATCGAAACGATGTCGCAGGCGCTCACGAACAAGCTGATCCACGGCCCGACTCACGCGCTGAACCGCGCAAGCGGCGAAAACCGCGATACGCTCATCGAACTGATGAGCGGCTTCTACCGGCATTCCGGTCAGTCCGAGCGTTAG
- a CDS encoding cold-shock protein, producing METGTVKWFNDAKGFGFITPDGGGEDLFAHFSEIRVEGFKTLQENQKVQFEVKTGPKGKQAANIKPL from the coding sequence ATGGAAACCGGTACCGTCAAGTGGTTCAATGACGCTAAGGGCTTTGGCTTCATCACCCCGGACGGCGGCGGCGAAGACCTGTTCGCGCATTTCTCGGAAATCCGCGTGGAAGGCTTCAAGACGCTGCAAGAGAACCAAAAGGTTCAGTTCGAAGTGAAGACTGGCCCGAAGGGCAAGCAAGCCGCGAACATCAAGCCGCTGTAA